In the genome of Aricia agestis chromosome 4, ilAriAges1.1, whole genome shotgun sequence, the window TTAGCCTGAAACAGGCATAGTTGCAATAATAACAATGTGTTGCAGTCACAATGTATATATTAGTGTATAAATACAAATTGGTAACTCATTTTAATGTGCGACTTTTAGTGATTACTGTGTATGATGCTGCATTTCTTGTTAACTTTGTATGGTCCTTGGCAAAATCTTGTATTGCATCTACTACATAGTACAGTActgcaaaattaataatgcgcatgaatgGCCGTGAATAATGACCGTGTTACAAAAGCTACACGAATATCATGTATCTTAAACGCAATGCAATATCCTCTACcgtcgctcgggaaatacgaccgttgccgaaaaatttcgaaaactatgcgcattatcactttgggagcaatGTAACTGTATTGCATAATCATCTATTTTAGATATTCCAATGCTGTTGTTTATTACAGAAATCGACGTCAATTCGCGTCAAGACACGATAATAACCGCAACAAAAGTAAGCACAAGTACATTGGACAGAAATATTTATTCAACCCACTTGCAATAAATTTGTTGACATACctaattatatacaaaatacttttcatccgttacccagctcggtgaaggtcctTCTATGTCCTTCTATGGTGGGATCCTAGGCCATTAGATTTACTCAGAGCGAAGTTTTGTCACTAGTGTAAATAAGTTGCCATTGTTTGTCACTAGAGGCGCTGTTTCGATGGTAACCCcgtcgtggaataacgagacacaatagcttatctattgttatcgcggccggatgcggccgcttagggcttcatgaattaaaatgAAACTTTCTCGCGCCAAAAATATACCTAGTGATAAAACTCAGttagtttaaatttattttactctGCGTCATTTGAAAGATTTTGCCAAGTTTTtgaaaagaatataataatgttgCTGTGCTACGTCACTAAAAGCCACTAAAATGAACGAATggtttttaatattcaattaatAATTCATGTTAAAGTGCGCCGCGGTAGTTGAGTTGCCGATCATATCACTGTAGATAGGTTCCGTGTTGACTCTGTCAATATATTGTTAAATTTGTACatcatttgttttatttgttctcccccagtggcgtaactatagggtggcagggctggcaagatgccacgggcccccgaccaaAAAGGCCCTGGCCCAAGAGGCCATGAGGTCagaaatttttatatattgttttattttaaaacaatgtataaaaatttctcaaactcaaactcCTTAGCCAATTTCATCCCAATCATCCTATTCATGCACTTTGGCATTCATGTTATTAGGTGTAGCAGTATGGATTGAAAGActtgttaaaaatgtaaaaatcatCAGGAACACGTTTATTTAAACTATTACAACTATTGCGTTAAAGATCCTCACGAAGGAAGCACCTGGGTAAGGACCTTCACGATGGTCTTCTTGTCCATCTTGCACTTGGGGTATTGGTGCTGGCAGTCAGTGTCGGCGGACTTGCCGGCGGCTATACCCTCGTACACCGGGGTACCGGCCAGCATGCGCCGGACGAGGGTGTTGCTGAAAGGAAGGACCAGAATGCAGGTGTAAAATCACAAAAAGTGGCAAGATAGGTTCGCAGCGAATTTGCACCATACTTTCCGCTACTGGGCCAGACACTttagggcaggggttcccaaactgcgccgtggcgccctggtgcgccgtggaaaggcaagaggggcgccgtgagtcgatcctccatcattatccgaaaccacaaatattataaaattaaattataataagtattaattaagtatgtaaagcaggtagttgattaaatatttgtttattactatttacctgcttaaccaaACTATAATCATGGTCCTATACTTAAATtaacagaataaaaaaaaaaggtattaatttatgtagatatctttttctaatatctAGGTAGAGAAGGGCGCCGCGCCTGTAcctgtaactgcgccgcaggctgaaaaacaTTGGGAATAGAAAACATTGCTTTAGGGTCTTTGGATTTTTGCCGAGCGCACATTGTGAATTAGCGCAACATGATGCAAAAATCATATTGTGACGACAATCGTCTGCTCGATTCCACTTTTTGTCAGAATTCATCCGCTTTAGGAGCCAAGAGGATAGAGAGGATAGTACAAGAAATATTAGGTACCTGGAGACGCTAGCCAAAACCGCGTCAAACTCCGTGGCGTTCCCGTTCACCATATTCTCGTTAGCGAGCTGCACGTACGCGCACGCCAGCCGCTGCATGCACGAGGTGGAGTCTATGTTGTATCTGCTGAGCGCTTCGTCCATGCGGGAGAGGACGTCGGTCAGCTGGGAGAAGTCGGAGTCGGCACCTGGGAACAGGGGTAAGTGTAAAATTCCTGCAAAGatacatttttgtataaaaatttcaGTTTCCTGGCGGATGTAGAGGAAATCATTTACCTAGATTAGCTaacccaacccgcggcccgccgggactttatttatGGCCCGCAAAATAATTTAAggtcgtcgtgaaagtcgtgatttttttttttcacttttaaatcgttaattttgaagaacgttatttttttaccCTAAAATTTTTTGTTGCAAACCGCGACACCAAGATCAAACCacgtttgtggcccgcatgaaaaaaggttggggaccactgacCTAGATGATTTAAACGTCTGCTGTATCCTATCTCTAGCTTGCTTTGATACAAATAAGCACAGTAGGAACTTACTAGATCAAAATAAAAGAcagtcttttttttaaatgtgtataAGATAGAGTTCATGCTGTGTCCGGAAAGAAAGAATGcgataagtaattatttttaggcTATGTGAGAGCTTGGTGGGTTGGATGACACTTACAATGGCTACACCTAATAGGGCCCTGTCATGGCCTCCGGGAGGCTTGGGAGTTGTCTCGTGCCTTCCGGAGTGGCAAGCAGAACCACCGAACAATCAAACGAAGATCCGATCGTTCTTTCGCGAATCTTCTCGAATCGAAATCTTGGTGATTCTACTTTATGTTGTTGCATACATACTTCGTCCATATCCCCCATATCCGTAGGAGAAGGCGTGTATGATCTTGGGCAGTATGATGACCGCTCCGAAGCCGAGGATGGAGCCCAGCAGCACGCCACCCAGGTCGATCTTCACTGGCCCATACACTCCGGGAGCGGTGCCGCCGTATGAACCCTGGAATTATACGTCACATATTGTTATGCCAACGATGCGAAGGCTGTTGAAAAAGTCCCTACTTAAGTGCATAATGGGCCGTCTCAGATACCGCTGGAGGGATGATGTGGAAAAGGACCTGAAGGCGTTGCGAGCTGAATCATGGCAGGTTGTCGCACAGGATCGGCGTGTCGTTGTGTCATAGTCCAAGAGCCAGTTTGGGTCGCAGTGCCGCAGTACGTAGGTAAGTAAGTTGGTGCATAAATCATAATGGCAGCATAGTAGGTCACTACCTATCCCTGACATTCCGTGTTTATGTTGTAGATGTgcctttgaaataaataaatacctaaataaattCCGTCAATCCTCGTGCTTTTCAGAACATTGCGTTAATGCATTagaactaaaaagtataaagACACGTCCACTAATTTCTGTGGACACGTCACTGCACTCGtgtatttacaatttacattgcTGATGTGTTTGATTCCTAAAATCTGAAAATTCTCAAATCGTCTTAAATTCTTTAACCAGTGCACTTCTAAAACCGAGGGCTTAGCTCTCACTTCCAAGACTCATTTGCTAGCTTGCATTTTGTTTTCTTAGACAAAAAGAAACTCTTACCGTGCTTCCATACCCGGTGATCCCGAATCTCTCTTTCCTGTCTGGATTATCTCTCTCCAATCTCTCATCACTCTTGTCCACCCTCGCTGAAGGCTCTGCCAACTGGTCCTCCGTTCGCTGGTTGTAGTTTTGACTGGGAAGAAAACCGCTGAAAATATACATTCATCGCAATAGGTATTTTACGAATGGTGTACCGTGTAAGTAGGTAATTGAAGGTAATTGAAGGCtttgtgataagtgataacactactcataaaaaattatttttctcactttgaaataactaatttaatttaaagttaagCATCATGCGTAAAACCCTtggaatataaataataatcatacaatatacttattatcatcttggctacaagttacaacaggCAGcttgttcaatttttttaacccaccacgtgagaaaactgatttctataccatgatacctagacacatgtcggaagcctatacaagctcgACCTTGttccgaaatcccctcttcacCTCCCCaactaacataataattatgttgatACGCCTCGCCCATACATACATCTACACAAGCTATATTCCTTAAGTAGTCAGTACATACCCATCACTCCTGTAACTGGCAGCGACGAACCCCACACACAGGACAAGCACTATCCTCCTCCCCATATCTACGTCTCGTCAACCACTGGCCCAAAGTATGGTTtccttaatattttatacaaatggTTCCGTTTGCTGGCTCCGAACAATCGCTTGGGCAACCATTGTCACGCGTTTGCTCAAGCATATGTCACAGATGCTATCGTACGGGAAGAATTGTGCAATTCAGACTTATTCAATCCTAGTACTTGTGATGAGGAGACGCATCCTGTATCCAGTATCCTATGTATTGGGAATACACTAACTGCTAAGACTATGAAGTCTGACGACGCCAATTAAGTTTACGAAAATACCTATCAAATTTTGTATTTGTGCGCGTCTCTATGTTTGCTTGTTAGAGCTCGAGATtttaagatcataatatttattatttttagcctTTTATAAAGACAATTTTATGCTAATTGGCGATTTGTAGTGAAGGAGATTGTGTAGTAAAATTGTGCAGTAAAAgtacttactatatttttgtgtctactgtcacttttaaatcttgaaaatcgtccgtttttgggaatacagggccttaacgATAAAGTTAAAACCCATTTATCTAGTGACCGCAGCGCAATCTGCTAACCTCTAGTATGCAGTTCGCTAGCTATGTGTCATCAAAGCTTGATGATCAAGCCCTTAACAATCCTTTAAATAAAAGGTGGTAAATCTCTAAGTTACATTTAAGTACATAATGATTATATCTACCTACTTTTTAGTTACTGTGCCCTTTAACCTTTTTATCCagcgacgctgggcgaccgcccagggcgctggataaaaaggggcgccgaaCGCAAACTAAAGTGGCGCCGCcttttttagcactaccagcagcCTAGGCGCCAAgaaaatctcgcccagggcgctgatAGTTCTAAAACCGGCCCTGGTTATGCAGCTCCAGCTTGGAAAGGAAAGGAAGATTTAAAAAACATGTCCTTACTGTACTTACTGTACATGTCCTTACAGACTTAACTACCTCTGACTAAATCAAATGCCTTTTCAAAACTTCCCTACAATACAACAtacttatttgaaaaaaaaaacatcttattCAGAGCGTAAAATGTATCGTAAAGACGGCATTGTTTATTCGTAAGTTATGTAAAAGTCCTCTGTGCATTGTGATGTGAATGTGTGATCTTTATATCCGGTGTCATCATCAGCCCTAGCACTAACTATACCTAATACATAACATACAACTATACCTTTTCGTactatatatgtcgtaggataatttgataaatccgtgttttcgcgaaatccctagaattttcgcgaaaattcgatttatcaaatcatcctacgatccAACTGATTCCTGCGTATCCTCGAGGACGCGCGAGCATTTCTTGTAAGGATCGagcatttatgcactttagtttattaattttaaagtttattttcaagtgcatGCCCACCGCGCGAGGATTATTCCTCTCTGTCTGCGCTGACCCTAAGttccacgaatttcctctgtggatcaGAAATATTCGTAACGACCAAAGTCTGGTCTGTAGTCAAGTCAGGAAAGTCAAGGTCTACACTCTATACCAGTAGTGTttgcacggcgaccagcggaaatgcgaaagtatggacaaactgtggaaataaacctaaggtgccgttccgatcttttttctttccgaaaaattcaattaaaatgccactttatgacacactatagtatatgtcataatttaggatattatttgaatttttagaactataagcctgtcataaagtggctttttaattgaattattcggaactaaaaaagatcggaacggcaccttaagtttatctccacagtttgtgactatagtctgtcataaagtggcattttaattgaatttttcagaacgaaaaaagatcggaacggcaccttaggtttatttccacagtttgtccatactttcgcatttccgctggtcgctgtgctagcactactggggTCACCATTCACCAAATACGGATACGGACTACCGCCGACCACCAGACTATAACAGACCACCCATTGTGTggggaccaagcattttcgaactACTActaccccgagcgaaactaattggtgatccCTGTTCTGTACCTTAGATACATCATACTGTTCATACACGAgcactatatatttttttatgaaataaggggcaaacgagcaaacgggtcacctgatggaaagcaactcccgtcgcccatggacactcgcagcatcagaagagctgtaggtgcgttgccggccttttaagagggaatagggtaatagggtagggtagggatgggaagggaataggggagggtagggaagggaataggggagggtagggaagggaataggccaGGGTATgccggtaggggattgggcctccggtaaactcactcactcggcgaaacacagcgttagcgctgtttcacgccggttttctgtgagaacgtggtatttctccggtcgagccggcccattcgtgccgaagcatggctctcccacgtataatgacTCACACTAGCGGATGACG includes:
- the LOC121726271 gene encoding uncharacterized protein LOC121726271 encodes the protein MGRRIVLVLCVGFVAASYRSDGGFLPSQNYNQRTEDQLAEPSARVDKSDERLERDNPDRKERFGITGYGSTGSYGGTAPGVYGPVKIDLGGVLLGSILGFGAVIILPKIIHAFSYGYGGYGRSADSDFSQLTDVLSRMDEALSRYNIDSTSCMQRLACAYVQLANENMVNGNATEFDAVLASVSSNTLVRRMLAGTPVYEGIAAGKSADTDCQHQYPKCKMDKKTIVKVLTQVLPS